One genomic window of Solanum dulcamara chromosome 10, daSolDulc1.2, whole genome shotgun sequence includes the following:
- the LOC129870570 gene encoding carbon catabolite repressor protein 4 homolog 1-like, which yields MLSVVRVHLPSDIPIVGCELTPYVLLRRPDSSLISDDIPESAPIQGCFLRYKWYRIQSDKQVAICSVHPSEQATLQCLGCVKAKIPVAKSYHCSSKCFSDAWQHHRVLHERAASAVNENGNVEEDTGSGVNTSLTSSQSSSSLPTGTTPLYPVVVTQRNGGETWFEVGRSKTYTPSADDIGHILKFECAVINAETKLSVGNASTVTSRVIPAPSPTPRRLISVSGVDIPVHLDLDSRLSSSGTFTVLSYNILSDAYATNELYCYCPSWALSWTYRRQNLLREIVGYRADIVCLQEVQSDHFEEFFAPELDKHGYQALFKRKTTEVFSGNINTVDGCATFFRRDRFAHVKKYEVEFNKAAQSLTEAVVPSAQKKTALNRLVKDNIALIVVLEAKFNNEGVDNPGKRQLVCVANTHVNVHQELKDVKLWQVHTLLKGLEKIAASADIPMLVCGDFNSVPGSAPHALLALGKVDPMHPDLAVDPLGILRPATKLMHQLPLVSAYTSFARMPVALGLEKQRRRLDPSTNEPLFTNCTRDFIGTLDYVFYSADSVTVESLLELLDEESLRKDTALPSPEWSSDHIALLAEFRCKPRTRR from the exons ATGCTGAGTGTGGTGCGGGTGCATCTCCCGTCCGACATTCCCATAGTAGGCTGTGAACTTACGCCCTATGTTTTGTTGCGTCGTCCTGATTCGTCACTCATTTCTGATGATATCCCTGAATCCGCCCCTATTCAAGGCTGTTTCTTGAGATATAAATG GTACCGAATACAAAGTGATAAACAAGTTGCCATCTGCAGCGTCCATCCATCTGAGCAAGCTACGTTGCAGTGCCTTGGATGTGTGAAGGCCAAAATCCCTGTTGCCAAGAGTTACCATTGCTCCTCAAAATGTTTCTCAGATGCATGGCAGCATCATCGTGTTCTGCATGAACGTGCTGCTAGTGCTGTGAATGAAAATGGAAATGTGGAGGAAGATACAGGATCTGGTGTTAATACAAGCTTGACTTCTTCGCAATCAAGCAGTAGCTTGCCAACTGGAACCACACCTTTATATCCTGTGGTAGTAACTCAAAGAAATGGTGGTGAAACctggtttgaagttggacgCTCTAAAACTTACACCCCATCTGCAGATGATATTGGTCACATCCTTAAATTTGAATGTGCTGTCATCAATGCAGAAACAAAATTATCTGTTGGAAATGCTAGTACCGTGACGTCTCGAGTGATTCCAGCTCCATCTCCCACTCCACGTCGCTTGATTTCAGTTAGTGGAGTTGATATACCAGTGCATCTGGACTTAGATAGTCGTTTATCATCTTCAGGAACTTTTACTGTGCTCTCATACAACATTCTGTCTGATGCATATGCTACAAATGAATTGTACTGTTATTGCCCCTCTTGGGCCCTTTCTTGGACTTACCGGAGACAAAATCTATTGCGTGAAATAGTTGGCTACCGTGCAGACATTGTTTGCCTTCAAGAG GTTCAGAGTGATCACTTTGAGGAATTCTTTGCTCCTGAGCTGGACAAACATGGTTATCAAGCTCTGTTCAAAAGAAAAACAACTGAG gtgttCAGTGGGAATATCAATACCGTTGATGGTTGTGCCACATTTTTCCGCCGAGATAGATTCGCACATGTTAAAAAATATGAG GTTGAGTTCAACAAAGCTGCTCAATCTTTGACTGAAGCCGTAGTTCCCAGTGCCCAAAAGAAGACCGCACTAAATCGTTTGGTTAAG GATAATATTGCGCTTATTGTGGTTCTGGAAGCAAAGTTCAATAATGAGGGGGTTGACAACCCTGGGAAGCGTCAACTTGTTTGTGTG gctaacacacatgtAAATGTTCATCAAGAGTTAAAGGATGTTAAACTTTGGCAG GTTCACACACTTTTAAAAGGACTAGAGAAAATTGCTGCTAGTGCTGACATTCCAATGCTGGTCTGTGGTGATTTTAATTCAGTTCCTGGAAG TGCTCCTCATGCACTTCTTGCACTGGGGAAAGTTGATCCCATGCATCCAGATTTAGCAGTGGACCCTCTTGGTATTTTGCGTCCAGCCACAAAGTTAATGCATCAACTGCCATTG GTAAGTGCTTACACATCCTTTGCCCGAATGCCTGTGGCCCTTGGATTAGAGAAGCAACGGAGGAGGCTGGATCCTAGTACGAATGAACCTTTGTTTACAAACTGCACCAGAGATTTTATTGGGACTCTTGATTATGTATTCTATTCTG CCGACTCTGTAACTGTTGAATCGTTGTTAGAGCTCTTGGATGAGGAAAGCTTGAGAAAAGACACAGCACTTCCTTCTCCAGAGTGGTCCTCTGATCATATAGCACTCTTAGCTGAGTTTCGCTGCAAGCCTAGAACTAGGCGCTGA